One genomic window of Desulfovibrio psychrotolerans includes the following:
- a CDS encoding NAD(P)H-hydrate dehydratase: MLTPLPSPVEMKDWDAAAIREYGIREEMLMENASREALHVLLHCCGEIAGKSVLLFMGGGNNGGDAAALARHLHDLHAHVLVLHSRPLRAYRGAAGYHLRLARRTGVSFLPLSTNTQFFPFPRGSRAASLFPAANPQSPDAVIPNDIRNDIINGIPNGMPDIIIDGLLGTGFCGPLAPLYHAAVAWINSRRERCFVLSLDIPSGLDGLSGEPGPVAVRAHATVTFEAAKPGLHMPPAGEFTGALHCRPIGIPKTVRTRLPASHALLDAAGCRAIASMLPLAPDMHKGTAGHVLVIGGSPGMTGAPVLAAQGAQRSGAGYVTVAAPGELLPLIAPMNPDILTCPAGPGKTWEPSPELNAAIQRADALVIGPGMGRGDDARELLARILGLADRPPAIFDADALYHLARTPALCDLLLPDDILTPHPGEMSLLAGKDVHEIQRNRLAAARGYALQYPCVLVLKGAGTLIAQTEEPLVISPFAAPALAVAGSGDVLAGLMGGLSGQGLAPRYAACLAVYLHARAGTLLHETFPMRGNTAQDIATALTIAQKELVSCLQQKT; the protein is encoded by the coding sequence ATGCTCACGCCCCTGCCCTCCCCGGTGGAAATGAAGGATTGGGATGCGGCCGCCATCCGCGAATATGGCATCCGTGAGGAAATGCTCATGGAAAACGCCAGCCGCGAAGCCCTGCATGTTCTCCTGCACTGCTGCGGCGAAATAGCCGGAAAAAGCGTGCTTCTGTTCATGGGCGGCGGCAACAACGGCGGCGATGCCGCAGCCCTCGCACGGCACCTGCACGACCTGCACGCACATGTTCTTGTGCTGCACTCCCGCCCGCTGCGTGCCTACAGGGGAGCCGCAGGCTACCACCTTCGCCTTGCCCGCCGCACCGGCGTCTCCTTCCTTCCCCTGAGCACCAATACGCAATTCTTCCCGTTTCCACGCGGCAGCCGCGCGGCCTCCCTCTTCCCCGCAGCCAATCCGCAATCACCCGATGCCGTCATCCCCAACGACATCCGTAATGACATCATTAATGGCATCCCAAATGGTATGCCGGACATCATAATAGATGGACTCCTCGGCACCGGATTCTGTGGTCCGCTCGCTCCCCTCTACCACGCTGCGGTAGCGTGGATAAACTCACGCAGAGAACGCTGCTTCGTTCTTTCACTGGATATCCCCTCCGGTCTGGACGGACTTTCCGGCGAACCCGGCCCTGTGGCGGTGCGCGCCCACGCCACCGTCACCTTTGAGGCGGCCAAACCGGGGCTGCATATGCCCCCTGCGGGTGAATTCACAGGTGCGCTGCACTGCCGCCCCATAGGCATTCCCAAAACCGTGCGAACCCGGCTTCCTGCCTCCCACGCCCTGCTGGACGCCGCAGGCTGCCGAGCCATAGCTTCCATGCTCCCGCTCGCCCCCGACATGCACAAAGGAACCGCAGGCCATGTTCTTGTCATAGGCGGATCACCCGGCATGACCGGAGCACCCGTCCTCGCGGCACAGGGGGCACAACGCAGCGGTGCTGGCTATGTAACCGTAGCCGCCCCCGGAGAACTTCTCCCGCTCATTGCCCCTATGAACCCGGATATCCTTACCTGTCCGGCAGGCCCCGGAAAAACATGGGAGCCCTCACCTGAGCTGAATGCCGCCATACAGCGGGCGGACGCTCTGGTCATCGGGCCCGGCATGGGGCGCGGAGATGATGCGCGGGAGCTGCTCGCACGCATATTGGGCCTTGCGGACCGACCTCCGGCCATTTTTGATGCGGACGCTCTGTACCATCTGGCCCGCACGCCCGCCCTGTGCGACCTGCTCCTGCCGGACGACATCCTCACCCCGCATCCCGGCGAAATGTCTCTGCTGGCCGGCAAGGATGTACACGAAATACAGCGAAACAGGCTGGCGGCGGCACGGGGTTATGCGTTACAGTATCCCTGCGTCCTTGTGCTCAAAGGCGCGGGAACCCTGATTGCGCAAACGGAAGAACCGCTCGTCATCTCACCGTTTGCCGCCCCGGCACTGGCTGTGGCCGGGTCAGGCGATGTTCTGGCGGGACTCATGGGCGGACTGTCCGGGCAGGGGCTTGCCCCGCGCTACGCCGCCTGTCTGGCGGTATACCTGCACGCCCGTGCCGGTACACTCCTGCACGAAACATTTCCCATGCGTGGCAATACGGCACAGGATATTGCAACAGCACTCACCATCGCACAAAAGGAGCTTGTATCATGCTTACAGCAAAAGACATAA
- the ribB gene encoding 3,4-dihydroxy-2-butanone-4-phosphate synthase, protein MNQSLLTPFGTPYQRVEKALDALRNGRGVLVTDDEDRENEGDLIFSAEHLTQEQMAMLIRECSGIVCLCLTDEKVHQLKLPMMVEHNGSRHQTAFTVSVEAAEGVTTGVSAADRVRTVKAAVARGARPDDLRRPGHVFPLRAREGGVLTRRGHTEATVDLMRLAGLEPCGVLCEVTNSDGSMARLPEIVALARRHEMPVLTVDDLVQYRTAMGAEERKAV, encoded by the coding sequence ATGAATCAGTCGTTATTGACCCCCTTCGGAACTCCGTACCAGCGTGTTGAAAAGGCGCTGGATGCCCTGCGTAACGGCAGGGGCGTTCTCGTGACCGATGACGAGGACCGGGAGAATGAAGGCGACCTCATCTTCTCTGCCGAGCATCTTACGCAGGAACAGATGGCTATGCTCATTCGCGAATGCAGCGGCATAGTCTGCCTGTGCCTGACGGACGAGAAGGTGCACCAACTCAAGCTGCCCATGATGGTGGAACACAACGGGAGCAGGCACCAGACAGCGTTTACCGTGTCTGTGGAAGCTGCCGAAGGCGTGACCACGGGCGTTTCTGCCGCTGACCGTGTGCGCACCGTGAAGGCCGCTGTTGCCCGTGGCGCACGGCCTGATGATTTGCGCCGCCCGGGGCATGTGTTCCCGCTGAGGGCGCGGGAGGGTGGAGTGCTGACGCGCAGGGGGCACACCGAAGCAACGGTGGACCTTATGCGTCTTGCAGGACTGGAACCGTGCGGTGTGCTGTGCGAGGTGACTAATTCTGACGGCAGCATGGCCCGGCTGCCGGAGATTGTGGCCTTGGCCCGCAGGCATGAAATGCCGGTGCTGACAGTGGATGATCTTGTGCAATACCGCACGGCTATGGGCGCTGAAGAGCGCAAGGCCGTGTAG
- a CDS encoding UDP-glucose dehydrogenase family protein — protein MNVCIVGTGYVGLVSAACFAEMGNDVVCVDVNPDVVSTLQAGKVHIYEPGLEDMVRRNYAEGRLIFTTSLAEGMERASFVFITVGTPSRPDGSCDLCYVEQVAREIGQNMHKPVIVVDKSTVPVGTADRVRAIIRQELDKRGVNHDFDVVSNPEFLKEGDAVSDFMKPDRVVVGTDNEKSAEYLKTLYAPFARSREKLIVMGVRSAEMTKYAANCMLATKISFINEIANICERVGADVRDVRIGIGSDHRIGYHFIYPGVGYGGSCFPKDVRALINTAHEFSFRPELLEAVDTVNNRQKKRMAERIAEYFAQQGGVSGKTLAVWGLAFKANTDDTREAAALAMIEMLTAQGMRIRAFDPVAGEKVREQLAHNPLVEIVDGQYEAVQGAQALLVVTEWNQFRTPDFERVKSLLTAPILFDGRNLYPPSMMAELGFAYFCVGRPDPA, from the coding sequence ATGAATGTTTGTATAGTCGGAACCGGCTATGTCGGTCTTGTCAGTGCCGCCTGCTTTGCGGAGATGGGCAACGATGTTGTGTGCGTGGACGTGAATCCTGATGTTGTGAGCACGCTGCAGGCGGGCAAGGTGCATATCTACGAGCCCGGACTTGAAGATATGGTACGTCGCAACTACGCGGAAGGCCGTCTTATCTTCACGACCAGCCTTGCGGAAGGCATGGAGCGGGCTTCTTTTGTCTTCATAACCGTGGGCACCCCTTCCCGCCCGGACGGCTCGTGCGACCTGTGCTACGTGGAGCAGGTTGCCCGCGAAATTGGTCAGAACATGCACAAGCCGGTCATCGTGGTGGACAAGTCCACCGTGCCGGTGGGCACGGCGGACCGGGTTCGGGCCATTATACGGCAGGAACTGGACAAGCGCGGCGTTAATCACGACTTTGACGTGGTTTCCAACCCGGAATTCCTGAAGGAAGGCGACGCAGTAAGCGATTTCATGAAGCCTGACCGGGTGGTTGTGGGAACGGATAACGAGAAGTCTGCGGAATACCTGAAGACTCTCTATGCCCCCTTTGCACGGAGCCGTGAAAAGCTCATCGTCATGGGGGTGCGTAGTGCGGAAATGACCAAGTACGCCGCCAACTGCATGCTTGCCACCAAGATTTCGTTCATCAATGAGATAGCCAACATCTGCGAACGGGTGGGAGCAGATGTGCGTGACGTGCGCATAGGCATAGGCTCTGATCACCGTATCGGGTATCATTTCATCTATCCCGGCGTGGGATACGGCGGCTCATGCTTCCCTAAGGATGTGAGGGCGCTTATCAACACGGCCCATGAGTTTTCGTTCCGCCCTGAGTTGCTGGAGGCGGTGGACACCGTGAATAATCGCCAGAAGAAGCGTATGGCGGAGCGTATTGCCGAGTACTTTGCGCAGCAGGGTGGCGTTTCCGGCAAGACTCTGGCGGTTTGGGGGCTGGCTTTCAAGGCGAACACTGACGACACGCGGGAAGCTGCCGCCCTTGCCATGATTGAGATGCTTACGGCCCAGGGCATGCGTATACGTGCCTTTGACCCGGTGGCGGGCGAGAAGGTACGCGAACAACTGGCGCATAACCCACTTGTTGAGATTGTGGACGGTCAGTACGAAGCAGTGCAGGGGGCGCAGGCGTTGCTGGTGGTGACGGAATGGAATCAGTTCCGTACGCCCGATTTTGAGCGGGTGAAATCGCTGCTCACCGCTCCCATCCTGTTTGACGGACGCAACTTGTACCCGCCGTCCATGATGGCGGAGCTGGGGTTTGCCTATTTTTGTGTGGGCAGGCCGGACCCGGCGTAG
- the cimA gene encoding citramalate synthase has product MKKIQIYDTTLRDGTQSEDISLNNEDKIKIALKLDELGVDFIEGGWPGSNPVDRAFFSEIQNYHLNNARIAAFGSTHHPNFLPENDPNLRCLLDSGAPVCTIFGKSWDIHATEALRVPEERNLEIIHDSVAYLRSQGAAVFFDAEHFFDGYKANAEYALTALGKAFEGGAEVLVLCDTNGGTLPSEVTSIIGSVRASLPDANIGIHTHNDCEMAVANAIAAVQAGAMHVQGTMNGVGERCGNANLCSIIPVLELKCGGAYTTIPRERLPLITGTSAYVADVANLQPFSRQPFVGRSAFAHKGGIHASAVNRLAMLYEHIDPKEVGNRQRVLLTELAGRANIVNMARRFGFHLDKDEPVVKGLLNELKTRSSMGYDYAAAEASVELLLLKKLARRGVREFFHLVQFRVLELKDAHGGEPISEASVKVQVEGITEHTAATGRGPVNALDNALRKALIGFYPRLNEMRLLDFKVRVMTATNPDGGGTASVVRVLIESGDHNSRWVTVGVSYNIIEASWQALVDSITYKLYKDEYEKRKKDEE; this is encoded by the coding sequence ATGAAGAAGATACAGATATACGACACAACGCTTCGTGATGGCACGCAATCAGAAGACATAAGCCTCAACAACGAGGACAAGATCAAGATTGCGCTCAAGCTAGACGAGTTGGGCGTGGACTTCATAGAAGGCGGCTGGCCGGGTTCCAACCCGGTGGACCGGGCATTTTTCAGTGAGATTCAGAATTATCATCTGAACAACGCCCGTATTGCCGCTTTCGGAAGCACGCACCATCCCAACTTCCTGCCGGAAAACGATCCTAACCTGCGCTGCCTGCTGGATTCCGGTGCGCCGGTGTGCACTATTTTCGGCAAATCATGGGACATCCACGCCACAGAAGCGTTGCGCGTACCTGAGGAGCGGAATCTGGAAATCATTCACGATTCCGTTGCCTATCTGCGCTCACAGGGTGCAGCTGTCTTCTTTGACGCAGAACACTTCTTCGACGGCTACAAGGCCAATGCCGAATACGCCCTCACGGCTCTGGGCAAGGCTTTCGAAGGCGGAGCGGAAGTACTGGTGCTGTGCGACACCAACGGCGGAACACTGCCGTCGGAAGTAACATCCATCATCGGCTCCGTCCGTGCCTCCCTGCCCGATGCAAACATCGGCATTCACACCCACAACGACTGTGAAATGGCTGTGGCAAACGCCATAGCCGCCGTACAGGCCGGTGCCATGCACGTGCAGGGCACCATGAACGGTGTGGGAGAACGCTGCGGCAACGCAAACCTCTGCTCCATCATCCCCGTTCTGGAGCTGAAGTGCGGCGGAGCATACACCACCATTCCCAGAGAACGGCTGCCGCTGATAACCGGCACGTCCGCCTATGTGGCGGATGTGGCAAACCTGCAGCCCTTCAGCCGTCAGCCTTTTGTGGGCCGCTCCGCTTTTGCGCACAAGGGAGGCATACACGCCAGCGCGGTAAACCGCCTTGCCATGCTCTATGAGCACATAGACCCCAAAGAGGTGGGCAACCGCCAGCGGGTGCTGCTCACAGAACTGGCCGGTCGCGCCAACATCGTGAACATGGCCCGCCGCTTCGGTTTCCATCTGGATAAGGACGAACCCGTGGTCAAGGGGCTGCTCAACGAGTTGAAAACACGCTCCAGCATGGGCTATGATTATGCTGCGGCTGAAGCTTCCGTGGAACTTCTGCTGCTGAAAAAACTGGCCCGGCGCGGCGTGCGCGAATTCTTCCACCTTGTGCAGTTCCGCGTACTGGAACTCAAAGACGCCCACGGGGGCGAACCCATCTCCGAAGCTTCTGTCAAGGTGCAGGTTGAAGGAATAACCGAACACACCGCCGCCACCGGACGCGGCCCGGTCAACGCGCTGGACAACGCCCTGCGCAAGGCGCTCATAGGCTTCTATCCGCGCCTGAACGAGATGCGGCTGCTGGACTTCAAGGTGCGCGTCATGACAGCCACCAACCCGGACGGCGGCGGCACTGCCTCAGTGGTGCGCGTACTCATCGAATCCGGCGACCACAACTCCCGCTGGGTCACCGTTGGCGTTTCGTACAACATCATTGAGGCAAGCTGGCAGGCGCTGGTGGACTCCATCACCTACAAGCTGTACAAAGACGAATACGAAAAGCGCAAGAAAGACGAGGAATAA
- the tsaE gene encoding tRNA (adenosine(37)-N6)-threonylcarbamoyltransferase complex ATPase subunit type 1 TsaE, giving the protein MRLHLKDNESTETLGRTIATAIQRTGMVRAIMFQGPLGSGKTTLIRALVESLPGGELAEVSSPSFNVYNVYPTVPPTVHYDLYRLEGAGMDESYYEFLDEGRSLLLVEWAEFLPSGEWPDEWLLFRWVPCDEGRLVEIAAHGPEATCIRNALTLPARPSGQRESDGKDNGNVPD; this is encoded by the coding sequence GTGCGTCTGCATCTGAAAGACAACGAATCGACAGAAACTCTGGGCCGGACCATAGCCACCGCCATTCAGCGGACGGGTATGGTCCGGGCCATCATGTTTCAGGGCCCGCTCGGCAGCGGCAAAACCACACTCATCCGTGCGCTTGTGGAAAGCCTTCCCGGCGGAGAACTGGCCGAAGTAAGCAGTCCGAGCTTTAACGTCTACAACGTCTACCCCACCGTGCCACCAACGGTGCACTACGACCTGTACCGGCTGGAAGGCGCAGGCATGGACGAAAGCTACTATGAATTTCTGGACGAAGGCCGCTCACTTCTGCTTGTGGAATGGGCGGAATTTCTGCCTTCCGGCGAATGGCCCGATGAGTGGTTGCTTTTTCGCTGGGTTCCGTGCGATGAAGGCCGTCTTGTAGAGATTGCGGCGCACGGCCCTGAAGCCACTTGCATCCGCAATGCGCTTACTCTTCCTGCCCGGCCCTCGGGCCAGAGAGAAAGCGATGGCAAGGATAATGGCAACGTGCCCGATTAG
- a CDS encoding holo-[acyl-carrier-protein] synthase codes for MIVGLGLDVCELDRIRRSWERFGQRFAARILHPNELNAMPADPVAYLAARFAAREAAVKALGTGFAQGIGFHDIEIARLPSGKPHLLFHGNATKVAGTMGVTRHHISITHGRDVACAVVVLES; via the coding sequence ATGATCGTGGGACTGGGACTGGATGTCTGCGAACTGGACAGAATCCGCAGGTCGTGGGAGCGGTTCGGCCAACGCTTTGCCGCACGCATCCTCCACCCCAATGAGCTGAACGCCATGCCTGCCGACCCCGTAGCCTACCTTGCGGCGCGGTTTGCAGCGCGTGAGGCTGCTGTCAAGGCACTGGGAACCGGATTCGCCCAAGGGATCGGGTTCCACGACATCGAAATAGCCCGCCTTCCCTCCGGCAAGCCGCACCTGCTGTTCCACGGCAATGCGACAAAAGTCGCCGGAACCATGGGGGTTACGCGGCACCACATATCCATCACCCACGGGCGCGATGTGGCCTGCGCCGTGGTTGTTCTGGAATCTTGA
- a CDS encoding CBS domain-containing protein produces the protein MLTAKDIMSTNVITVTPDTDIPTAARLMVDNKFNGLPVVDKNNTLVGIICQSDLISQQKKLNVPTLFTVLDGIIPTRSMFDLDSEVRKIAASKVSEAMTALPKTVRPSTPIDEIASLMVDSQFHTLPVVEDGKVVGVVGKEDILRTLIR, from the coding sequence ATGCTTACAGCAAAAGACATAATGTCCACCAACGTTATCACCGTCACCCCTGATACGGATATCCCCACAGCAGCCCGCCTCATGGTGGACAACAAGTTCAACGGCCTGCCCGTGGTGGACAAGAACAACACGCTTGTGGGCATCATCTGCCAGAGCGATCTCATCAGCCAGCAGAAAAAGCTGAACGTGCCCACTCTGTTCACCGTGCTGGACGGCATCATCCCTACCCGTTCCATGTTCGATCTGGATTCTGAAGTACGGAAGATAGCCGCCAGCAAAGTCTCCGAGGCCATGACGGCGCTGCCCAAGACCGTGCGCCCCTCCACCCCCATTGATGAGATAGCCTCCCTGATGGTAGACAGCCAGTTCCACACGCTTCCCGTAGTGGAAGACGGCAAGGTGGTCGGCGTTGTGGGCAAGGAAGACATTCTGAGAACCCTTATCCGGTAG
- a CDS encoding pyridoxine 5'-phosphate synthase, whose amino-acid sequence MPVLVVNVDHVATLRQQRRGIEPEPVTAAHLAELAGARGIIVHLREDRRHIIDRDVSILSRCLNTRLHLEMAATAEMQSIALDNRPYMVCLVPEKREELTTEGGLAVAGRETHLREYLAPIHEAGICSSLFIEADERQIDAAKSVGSEFIEIHTGRFADAATPKARQAEFTKIVKGIEYARSLDLRVNLGHGLNYTNIFMFKDVPGIDEYSIGHSIVSRAVLVGMDRAVREMCEIIRTFAE is encoded by the coding sequence ATGCCCGTTCTCGTCGTCAATGTGGACCATGTGGCCACCCTGCGCCAGCAGCGCAGAGGCATAGAGCCGGAACCGGTCACCGCCGCCCATCTTGCCGAACTGGCCGGGGCGCGGGGTATCATCGTGCACCTGCGCGAAGACCGCCGCCACATCATCGACCGCGATGTCTCCATCCTCTCCCGCTGCCTGAACACGCGCCTGCATCTTGAAATGGCCGCCACGGCGGAAATGCAGTCCATTGCCCTGGACAACAGGCCCTATATGGTCTGCCTCGTGCCTGAAAAACGGGAAGAGCTGACGACAGAAGGCGGCCTTGCCGTGGCGGGACGTGAGACACACCTGCGCGAATATCTCGCCCCCATTCACGAGGCGGGCATATGCTCCAGTCTGTTCATAGAAGCTGATGAACGCCAGATAGACGCCGCCAAATCCGTTGGCAGCGAATTCATCGAGATACACACCGGCCGCTTTGCCGATGCGGCAACCCCCAAGGCACGGCAGGCAGAATTCACCAAGATCGTCAAGGGCATAGAGTACGCCCGGTCTCTGGACCTGCGGGTGAATCTGGGGCACGGTCTCAACTATACCAACATCTTCATGTTCAAGGACGTTCCGGGCATAGACGAGTATTCCATTGGTCATTCCATTGTCTCCCGCGCCGTGCTCGTGGGCATGGATCGCGCCGTGCGGGAAATGTGCGAAATCATCCGCACCTTTGCGGAATAA
- a CDS encoding aspartate kinase, with amino-acid sequence MRILVQKFGGTSVANLECMKQVREKTLAARAKGYKVLVVLSARSGETNRLLTLADEWSRDPEAAEVDALISTGEQVSVALFAMLMKDAGVKARSLLGFQIPMRTDNAFGKARILGIDNEKLTAMLEEYDVLSVAGFQGITDDNRITTLGRGGSDTSAVALAAALGCECEIYTDVDGVYTTDPNMCSTARKMDRVSYDEMLEMASMGAKVLQIRSVEFAKKYKVPVHVRSTFTDTPGTLVTQEDSTMEAVLVSGIAYDKDQARVTLRDVPDVPGVASRLFGPLADSGVVVDMIVQNPSRNGRTDMTFTVPRGDLKKTLTLMEDIQKEVNAAEVLHDLHVCKVSAIGVGMRNHSGVAAKAFEALRSMNINILMISTSEIKITCLIEEKFTELAVRTLHDAFGLDKDSMLG; translated from the coding sequence ATGCGTATTCTGGTTCAGAAGTTCGGGGGAACTTCCGTCGCCAACCTGGAGTGCATGAAGCAGGTCCGCGAAAAGACGCTTGCCGCAAGAGCCAAGGGGTACAAGGTGCTTGTTGTGCTTTCCGCCCGTTCGGGGGAAACTAACCGCCTGCTCACCCTTGCGGACGAATGGTCGCGCGACCCGGAAGCCGCGGAAGTGGATGCTCTCATCTCCACCGGAGAACAGGTTTCTGTTGCCCTGTTCGCCATGCTCATGAAGGACGCCGGTGTCAAAGCCCGGTCGCTGCTGGGATTCCAGATCCCCATGCGCACCGACAATGCCTTCGGAAAGGCCAGAATTCTGGGCATAGACAATGAAAAACTTACCGCCATGCTGGAAGAGTACGATGTCCTCTCGGTAGCCGGATTCCAGGGCATCACCGACGACAACCGCATCACCACGCTGGGGCGCGGCGGCTCCGACACATCGGCTGTGGCACTGGCTGCGGCGCTGGGCTGCGAATGCGAAATTTATACGGACGTTGACGGTGTCTACACCACAGACCCCAACATGTGCAGCACCGCCCGCAAGATGGACCGCGTGAGCTATGATGAAATGCTGGAAATGGCCAGCATGGGCGCCAAGGTCCTGCAGATTCGTTCGGTGGAATTTGCCAAGAAATACAAGGTGCCCGTGCATGTGCGTTCCACCTTCACGGACACGCCGGGAACACTCGTAACGCAAGAGGATTCTACAATGGAAGCGGTACTCGTTTCAGGCATTGCATATGACAAGGATCAGGCCCGTGTTACCCTGCGCGATGTTCCGGATGTGCCCGGCGTGGCTTCCCGGCTGTTCGGCCCCCTTGCCGACAGCGGCGTTGTGGTGGACATGATCGTCCAGAACCCCAGCCGCAACGGCAGAACCGACATGACCTTCACGGTACCCCGCGGCGATCTCAAAAAGACCCTCACCCTGATGGAAGATATCCAGAAGGAAGTGAACGCGGCCGAAGTTCTGCACGACCTGCACGTCTGTAAGGTTTCCGCCATCGGCGTGGGCATGCGCAATCATTCCGGGGTTGCCGCCAAGGCGTTCGAGGCGCTGCGCTCCATGAACATCAATATCCTGATGATCAGCACCTCCGAAATTAAAATCACCTGCCTCATTGAGGAAAAATTCACGGAACTGGCGGTCCGCACCCTGCACGACGCCTTCGGGCTGGATAAAGATTCCATGCTTGGCTGA
- a CDS encoding GGDEF domain-containing protein produces MRSSNQSCDRVECDFSLDGKFCEMLDRAGIPKDAKWRTLILYMRGIKEYSYLSEMQKGQVQNLLMEVLQGGDFSDDKFRDVLQREKEIMVAPYEHRLKAALHETAALADEFKQMVQRRKGDVKHLEDRSVQAVTSGQDPEEIVSMLQATFREVLHMMEQDAAALDQLSKTDPLTGLNNRRAFDEVLSHGVREWKLHNTPLSLMMLDIDHFKNFNDEFGHRIGDQALTTVATIIRKSIAQFGDEGVDITPCRYGGEEFGIILHGGAALIADELALSVRRRMENYNFIIRDGNGDIIRKGIHITISSGIAEAMEEWRSAMTENLIDAADKALYYAKRMGRNRVAKFVPGNPDSFTIIDGS; encoded by the coding sequence ATGCGTAGTTCCAATCAGTCATGCGATAGAGTGGAATGTGATTTCAGTCTGGACGGCAAGTTTTGCGAGATGCTGGACCGGGCTGGCATTCCTAAAGACGCGAAGTGGCGAACACTTATTCTGTATATGCGGGGTATTAAGGAGTATAGCTACCTCTCTGAAATGCAGAAGGGGCAGGTTCAGAATCTGCTGATGGAGGTGTTGCAGGGCGGGGACTTCAGCGATGACAAGTTCCGTGACGTGTTGCAGCGGGAAAAGGAGATCATGGTCGCGCCCTACGAGCACAGGCTCAAGGCCGCTCTGCACGAAACCGCAGCCCTTGCCGACGAATTCAAGCAGATGGTGCAGCGGCGCAAGGGCGATGTGAAGCATCTGGAAGACAGGAGCGTGCAGGCGGTGACAAGCGGGCAGGACCCGGAAGAGATTGTCTCCATGCTGCAGGCCACGTTTCGCGAAGTTCTCCATATGATGGAGCAGGATGCTGCCGCGTTGGACCAGCTGAGCAAGACCGATCCTTTGACCGGATTGAACAACCGGCGTGCCTTTGACGAGGTGCTCTCGCACGGCGTGCGGGAATGGAAGCTGCACAATACCCCGTTATCTCTGATGATGCTGGACATTGACCACTTTAAAAACTTTAATGATGAGTTCGGACACCGTATCGGCGATCAGGCTCTGACCACGGTTGCCACAATTATCCGCAAGTCCATTGCCCAATTCGGGGATGAAGGGGTGGATATCACGCCCTGCCGTTACGGCGGAGAAGAGTTCGGCATTATTCTGCACGGCGGAGCGGCTTTGATTGCGGACGAATTGGCCTTGAGTGTCCGCCGGCGTATGGAGAACTATAACTTCATCATCCGGGACGGCAATGGCGACATTATCCGCAAGGGGATTCACATCACCATCTCCAGCGGCATTGCCGAAGCAATGGAGGAGTGGCGTTCTGCCATGACCGAGAACCTTATCGATGCCGCTGACAAGGCCCTGTACTACGCCAAACGCATGGGGCGGAACCGGGTAGCCAAGTTTGTGCCCGGAAATCCGGACAGCTTTACCATTATTGACGGGAGTTGA
- a CDS encoding chemotaxis protein CheW — protein sequence MREAQRKQDDELLQLVTFSIGDEEFGVDILKVQEIIRTMEITKVPRAPEFVEGVINLRGKVIPIIDLRRRFGLTSKTHDKHTRIIVIEINNMIVGFVVDSVSEVLRIPASTVEPPPPVVAGMESEYISGVGKLQDRLLILLDLDRLLSNADLNVLGQI from the coding sequence ATGCGTGAAGCGCAAAGAAAGCAGGATGATGAGCTTCTCCAGCTTGTCACGTTCAGTATTGGTGATGAAGAGTTCGGGGTGGATATCCTGAAAGTTCAGGAAATCATCCGGACAATGGAAATCACCAAAGTACCGCGCGCTCCGGAGTTTGTGGAGGGCGTTATCAACCTGCGCGGCAAGGTTATTCCCATCATCGACCTGCGCCGCCGCTTCGGGCTTACCTCCAAGACGCACGACAAGCATACCCGGATTATTGTTATCGAGATAAATAACATGATTGTCGGTTTTGTTGTGGACTCTGTTTCCGAGGTGTTGCGCATACCCGCAAGCACGGTGGAACCGCCGCCGCCCGTGGTTGCCGGTATGGAATCCGAATACATCAGCGGGGTGGGCAAGTTGCAGGACCGCCTGCTTATTCTTCTTGATCTTGACCGCCTGCTTTCGAACGCCGATCTTAACGTGCTCGGACAAATCTAG